The Biomphalaria glabrata chromosome 7, xgBioGlab47.1, whole genome shotgun sequence region aaacaTACATTTTCAGCTTTAGAATCAAGTAATGTGTCATGTTGTCTAAATGTCTTtcttcaatggacctcattcaccaatcgtaaacaaacaacatttagtcacgtgaccttattgataaaacaacgaaaaaaactgtcacgtgacaaccatcatgaataaacattagatcgtaaattatatagaagagatagagcacaaagtggctaaatgttgtttgttttcgattggtgaatgaggtccattcaatcCATGTGTCGTTCTAGCTTAATAAACCTAGAATTAGGTATCCCTGTTAGCCTTATTGTTCTGATTAAAGTCTATTGTTTGTTGTGCTATGGAAATGATAACATTCAcattaacatttataaaacataTGAAGCAAAATATACCTCGTTTATACAACTTAATTAAGCAATTAGTTAGAATGTTAGATTTGTTAAAATGTAGCCTTTTTACCCCCATTTACTGCCCCATTCACTTCCTtcccgagaaaaaaaaatcgtggtTAAGCAAAGGTATAAATcgactagactttataatattttaattaaaggcctttagatctagacttacgcATCTAGAAGGTGCACAAAAAGTTCCTGAAATTAACTTATTAAACTTTTGAATGAATAATGCCTGGAACTTTTGTcgcctatgagtccacccagcttgcCAAATGAAACCTTTgtaaaccgtgggccacagaataTATgatatttacatcatctgccctaaagatcacaaggtctgaaatggaaactttaaaatatatatatataaaactagaatgcatttttaaaaatacggaATTCAGAAAATTTAGAAAGCATATAAAAGATGGAAACTATATAACTTAAAGCCTTAAAGTACAAACCTTGGACATATCTGGGACTAGACCATTTTAGTATCTTGCCCATCGTTTAAATCAATAACATTTGAGGAACCCACTTGATAATACAATGACTTGATATATGTCCCATAGATATATTTCATTACATAGACTGAATAATAAGCCAATAAAATAGGTGTGTCCAAGTTTAGAACCGCCACTTATATTGTTATATATCTCACATTACTCATACAGTCATAGACTTTAGCAAACAGGTAATGTAATATATTATTGATATACCTGGAGGTCAAACTTCAAAGGAAATGGCTATGGCCATTAAAGAAGATCTTTGTTGTTTGTAGACCAAACTCCTCCCTCCAACATTCACCCCACAGGTTTTCTTAAGGTGACCTGTAGTAAGAATATAGGGTTAGTTGACGtcaggagagagaaaaagacggATAGAGACAGCAAGAGACGATAATGCATTTAAAGTAATAcagctttttagcggcccccgaaaaggggattagacgctattagttttgtgtcgtctgtctgtccgtccgtcccatttagatttcagaaactaaaagagaaaaggaaaatcggacatcatgatattttagatataacggtaatttttttcttttctgaaagtgaaccatataatttttaaaaactatctatgcaagcagatttttcaaaaaaaaaaaaacaccacttttatatgaaaaacttcaggggaggtaagtttttaaagaaagtCACAAAtctcttcattaataactcaaatTTTTCATTCATTGATTCGCGCATTGTTACAAAGGTCACAATGGtgaaagtgtcaatggatcatgataaaatatattttacatttattaactATCTAAAGAATGAAATACtgattgaaatgttgtttttaaaaagaattttgatacaaCTTCGTTTTAGTAGTAAGCTTAAAAAACGAACTTCTCTTATAGCCGGCAAATTTGGCGTATCCTCATTATAAAATTAACAGTCTAAAAATAGGCAAAATAGAGCCCAgacctagatatatttataatatatatctttgcatataattctcttctttgcTCAACGGTTTGgacaagaagaagtaaaggacagatcactcttttatttgtGCAAGTCGGACAAGAGTTACTCCACGTAACTTTAGAGacgaaaaaaagagaggggggggagaccaagtagtattcatccgtcactaaatagcagggccggacttatgCATTgggaccaagaagtcatggaaagatcactcttttatttctgtaagtcggactagagttaccccacgtaacttaaggggcgaaaaaaaaaggggggggggagaacaagtaatctatttTGTATTCaccagtcactaaatagcagggtcggACTATTAAACATTGTGGGGCCCTACGGGAAACGGGTTTCATGGGGCCAAAGTTTGGCAgagatacggataataagtaacAATTTAgagtttttataataaaataaagtcgtctttgcatttttacattgtttactacgtacagaattactttacgagccttgcgtgtagtgaTGTCATACATTATATCATAAAAtgtctgtttcctacatagatcaagaCTCAATaccaagaattaccaaatgtttcaatttacCTTTGAGAATTGTTGGCCTCAAGTAATTGTTTatttagtttgaggcgcgagaaccTTCTTTCACCACATTCCAcagttacgggtattgcataatgtctttttttttcgcgcgtaggattggcgttttccatctCGAATGATTCCcgaaaatgacaatttttttttgtttatatattttaggagatttgtataagttttcaaaagattttaataaattttgtagatttccaggactttttgtatattttgcaattgcaggagatttccaggagctccttgtaaatcaggaggccgcgggaaatctgttataagttatcaaatgattttaatttaataatttacacctagaatcagcgcgggtcctatgaaagtgtggggcccactgcggtcgcattgTTTTCAGTGGCCTTAGGCCGACCCTGCATAAATTGcgacgtatgctacgccgtgggtcgactagtatattataaatgtattaataatttgaacaaactTGAATTATAAAGGCAATATTTTAtattctgacagcttaggggtgcagatatatttaatatgtcaacagtagtatcacattaagaagggAAGCGGTTACGAACAGCATAATAAATCTAGTACACCATTAACCGGTGCCAGGTAACCTACTACTactgatcataacattggcctaggtctagtaattttaagattaaatgtgGTAAGTCATacgaattctagtctagatctagattctatatcaatattctagatctagtttcgtaggccacaaaaacagatgaactttacatcatctgccctatagaccacaaggtctgaaaggggaactagttaggcaaGGTTCACgtccaactttgcattcacttgcacctatcctttgatctgctggaccgttggggcactacacaagatctgtcaaccttctttctccattcttatctctcatttgtctttgatataatttcatttggatgttctttttgaaaatattgaagcctgcctgggtggaccacttcgggggccgattttgagtttgtgtttccacacaaactgtctgtgtaACCTTGTTTGATATAAAACTTAATTAATTGATTGCCGTTAATTGATTTGTTCTCATTTCTTCATATAGTGTCATTGACTATAAacaattgtgcgaaatttcaacttgatctgagcaTGGGACGTGAGGGGAAAAGCGTGTAAAAGAatccagacagagtgagtaacTAGACATCTAGAAGCCGTTAAATATgagcagtgtttttttttttttttgttttttttatgattttttgaaGTTTTACAGTACATATTGTACGGTGAAGTAAAACAGGTCAGGAGAGAAGAGAGCAGCTTGCCGTCCACCCTTAAGACAGTTCTGGGCTTatgcataggcaaactaggtaGCCGCCTATGTCCTCCGAttgttggggggagggggctcGCACATGTTTCCTACAATATTTGGAGAATCCGTGTTACGCTTCCAGGTCCCATGCTGGTTTCTGTTCTGAtagttccatgaagttctgattTGAGTAGAGTTAttgtaaaattataaaattttgtaaactaaaatgtgcatataattttcttttaatgaatgACAATGagactaaattttaaaagtattatatttatttagatcgtattgttattgtttatagGTTATCTTTATTCAAGTTTTTGGAAAAAGTGTAAGCGCCTCCACAAATATCCTGCCCTGGGGCCTcaacatacttaaatctggcCCTGGGGCCtcaacatacttaaatccgtcCCTGTATATAATTTCTAAATGAAAAGTTTGCTTTATGAGAAGCTATATGTTTTCGCGATCCATTTAAAATATACAGCCCCAATGACTTTAGGTTACTTGTTTAAGTTGAATCTGTTGTTCCCAAACAAATGAATGAACACTAGCGAATGTAGCACAATAAAATCACCTCTGAACACTTAAATATCACCATTGACCTCTAAACACTAAAGTAAAACCATTGACCTCTGAACACGCATCACCATTGACTTCTGAACACTTGAGTAAAACTATTGACCTTTGAACTCTTGATTAACACCATTGTCCTCTTAATACTTGAGTAACAACATTGACCTCTGGACACTTGGGTAACACTATTAAACCGTAATTACGTAAAGGTGGCaacaagtaaaaacaaaaaggtaaaaGAACTGAAGAACAAAGTATTTATTGTGGTGGATATTGTAGTTGTATCAAAGCAAAGCCACAAAAGTATTCTTTTGATTAATCAtcataaatacaaacaatttATGGACGATACAAAAAGCAAAAACACAGACTGCTTATTTCCCATAATGCTCTCCTTCTCTTTCCAAGTCTCGGGGCAATTAGAGTTGTGCCTTTGTCAGTAGCTATATAAACTCAAGTCTTTGTTCTGATGCGCAGTGTTGGCTTgaatcgtcatttattcaaaacaattttttccaAGAACATCGATCACAAGCAAAACTCAAGAAGATGCTGCTGAAATTGTTCTTGTGTTTGCTAGGTGTCGGCCTGTGTGCCAGCCAGAAAGGTTTGTATCTTTTCCAACTTATATGCTTTTATAATTTAGTCAAAGTCATGACAAGATATTTTACCTAACGTAAGTAAGCAAATAGTTTTCAAGCTTTTTTGTTAGCCTCTTTCAGTCGGAAGTCGACTATAGGTTCATCTCGTAGTACAGTTTTGTATGTGACTATTTTAGAGAGACAATCCCGTCCACATGTCTCGCAGGTTATGGTGgttttcgctttggtggtagatgAGACAGACATTTTTTGTATGGCACACTTTTCTTCCAGACCTGAGACCCATGTTTTtttgctgtccatagctttcttggtcaccatctctctccacgtagtgcggtctagggctatgttttcacaatttcttttcttttcaaccTACCCAGTATAAAATGTGACAGCATTGTTTAAAGTACATCATTAAGATTAGATCAAGAGACAGGTATGATAAGTACAAAGACAGTTGAACTGTTAGaagtatatagatatagataatgTCGTGGTGGCTGCGTGGTTAAGTGCAAAATACTTCGGAACCGAGGAATCTGCGGGTTGAATTTCTGTAGTTTTGGATTTTAAGTTTCGTGCTTTTTAGGACAGcgctgagtccatccaactttaAATGGGTAAATAAAGGTAGTTGGTAGCTGTTCAGGCTAAATGACACAATTGTCAACCGTCAACCTTAGAAACCGATGTGCTTTTCCTCATGTGCCGCACAGATCGCAGCGTCTAAAAGGGtacttttataatatatattaaaagatagatatagataatgaaacaaatataaatggaATGATAAATGAGAACGGTTGTTAAATCGATGTAAAAAGTAGTTTAAACAACAATGTTTGCTAAGCAAATTCTACCATTATGTATCTTTTAAAGTTTAGAATCTGAACTTAATtgatttcatttcaattttttatctCACCCTACCGATACATGTTGCCCAGAAACCTTTAGCAAGTAGCATCACTAAAATATTAAACTTGACTGGATTTTGTTCCGAATGTTAAAACGTTTTTATattttctcctcccccccccccccaagtcaaTATCGAGTCTCGTATTATCAAAGGCAACGATGCTAAGAAATGTGAATTCCCTTGGATGACCTTCATCTATAGCAAAGTTCAACAATTTGGATGCGGGGGCTCTATCATTGACAGCACCCATATTCTGACCGCCGCCCACTGTGTGGCTGCCCCGAACAAAACGTAAGTACTGATATTTATCACGCCAGTCACAATTAGACATGAATCTCTGTGGTATAGAAGACGAAAAGCTTGCACGTAGCGTGTATGTTATTAAGCTTTCATTATTCAAAGTACATTCTGTATAGTTCCATTCCTCAACGATATTTGTAATGCTATTTTTTTCAGAAACACCCCACTTTGTTAATACAACGGCTATATTTGTTCAATTGTTTTCATCCTGTCAATCCGGGTAACTAAATCCCTCCTTTTTTCTGGTCTGCAGCTGTTCTAAGCAGAATATTAAGTGAGAGGCCTGTCCAgacagattttcttttcatgaccctttcttcatgctccGTCTACTGTACCATGAAGGAAGACTTTTGACTgcgagtcatgtcttacaataggaccgaaccagctcagctttcgtctctccACATATTGAAAAGTTTCTCCTTCTTTCCAGACAGAGTGTGGTTACatgtacaaactcatttgtttcCCTTCTATCGGACACTCAACAATTTCCTACAGCAGTTACTTTCAAAGGTTTAAATTCTTCTTTGACAGATTCTCGTATAGATCTTATAGTGGTTCTCAACTTTGAAGTACAATGCCCCCACAACCCGGCCTTACCATATAGCCACGATTGCGATACATCTATTTGTCAGGCAAAAGACTTAACAAAAAAGATAGGATGGCACTCTGGAAAAATTAAACTGTTCTGATAAGAGAAAGATAGTTAAAATCGAGGACACCTATTGACAAGCCttctttaaagaaacatttaagtCAGTCTCGCTGTAGATTCCCATCGTGAAAAAGGTGTTAAAGGTGATATTTAAGATTGAAACAActtcttaatttcattttgttttctacctTTGCTAATAAATTTGTTTCTAATTAATCATTATTTAAACAAGGATTTATAAccatactataaaaaaaaatatatgcacAAATATATAGCTTTGAGACTCCCATGCCATAAAGGTCGCGTTAGACTAGGGGGActcgacccacaggttgagaaaagCTGACGTATTGGATAATCTCCTTTTCTTCTGGGAAAATCTCACAAACAATTTGAGCTTATAAATAGAGTTTCATTTGGCAAActtatagaaaatacaaaatacagaTACGAAACCTTCTGTAATAGTGAAAACAAAACAGGACGTTTGGCTACACGGTCTTCTGCAGCTACAAACGTACAAAGCAGACACtatatagaaatagatctcCCTATATCTGCAATTTGTATCACAGAAATTCGCTTCATGACAGTTGCACAACTATAAAGGtagtttttaatacatttgtgtCACTAACGAGAGACACAAAAGGGGTACAATATGAAGATGAACTGCTTCTCATAAGATTTCAATTATGGGTCTATTACGTTGCTATTTCCATCAATTTATATCAAATCTCTTCCAAAcctctttctttcattttctaaCGTTTTTCATTAAGTTCACTTCTATagtcttcactttttttttctattaaccttattttattgcttgaagaatgtaatgtaattttaaaatcaaattgtaaacaagaaaaacatttttaaaacttccaGCGCGGAACCAAGTGCCAACCTTGACGTATATGTTGGGGCCTCGGCTCTAGAAGATGCGAAAATATTACAAGTTAAAACGGTGAAGCCTCACGAAAAATACAGCTTTAAAACAGcaggtaatttattttgtagcaacaattttattttaaagtaagcaATATCTGAGCGATAACTCAGCAATATTTGAGAAATCGCTTTGCAATATTTGATCAATAGCTTAGCAATAGTTGAGGAATAGCTTAGGATTACTTGAGCATGCTTTCTGAGCAAATGTTTCGGAATGCTTCAATACTTtatctgttgtttgttttttttttgtttgttttctataaaTCTGTCTTTTAATTTCACATCCGTTTCTATGTTTTGAATGTTATGTTCCTTTGATGTTTTATACCTTTGATATTTGTACATTATAGAAAACGATGTTGCCATACTGACTCTGGCATCGCCAATCACTTTTAATGATTGCACTAAACCGATATCTTTGGTAAATGCCACCACAAAATTGCCAAACACAGATTGCACGATCATGGGCTGGGGAGCTACTACAGGTAGGTGGACTACAAGTAAAACAggcatataatattaatatttaaaaatttttttaaacaataaggtttaaaacaataaggtatataaaaggaaaaaaaaataaaaccaaccaatataggtatgtgatttaacagtttcgtaaaatgttcagcaacacaagctattaacaagacacttaggtatccggcttcggccccggccgaatatcaaattttactatccggtcatatccggccccggccggatatcaaaaagtactatccggtgcacccctaataaatataaaaaatttttaaagaagactatctaagggaaagaattgATAAATAATTGGTTCACCTTTTAATTCAttcatgttttcatttttttatttacttacatGTCGTCAGACTACCTCGTAGTTTCATTACAAACTCTTCAGGGTTACATCATAAATAATACATACACTCCATACCTTCCACCTATCCGAATCTTTTCAACTCAGTAAGTACAACAGTACAacagtatttttacaaagcgtgATTATcaactgtgtctgtctggtaaaaaaaagtgtgttcacgttatttctcccgcacccattctccgatcaagttgaattttgcacaattatttattgacataaacaagacatgaatcaacttttaaaaagtaacaaattagacaattaattacatgtaattaaatattttctttaatatcagcaagggaaactaatacttcagtattcacatatatggctaaatttgttgggttaagtcccttaaataattattaCCGCTATCTCTCCTTCACTATTTacccgatcaagttgatacttcaaacaattatttattgtatctaacaaaacatgaatcaataaacaaaaattctgAATTAGTCAtgtaaatattggtaattaattattttgagtgatatagaataagggaaatagcttgtatattatatatatatatattatagttttAAGGGAGGAGTTCTTACCCTttaaataagcttctttttttaagaatttgCTATATTTTTGTTACTTATTATTGCATGTATTATAAAAACATCTCATTTTACTGCTGTAGCATTTCTGAAATGAACTATTTTAACATTACAATAAAAACTAAATAGTGGAGGTGCCAGAGGGTAAACACCTGTTATAACATGTCCCCCCCCAATAAAAACTAAATAGTGGAGGTGCCAGAGGGTAAACACCTGTTATAACATGTCCCCCCAATAAAAACTAAATAGTGGAGGTGCCAGAGGGTAAACACCTGTTATAACATGTCCCCCCAATAAAAACTAAATAGTGGAGGTGCCAGAGGGTAAACACCTGTTATAACATGTCCCCCCAATAAAAACTAAATAGTGGAGGTGCCAGAGGGTAAACACCTATTATaaaatgtccccccccccaaaaaaaaaaaaaagtttttttttcagattttgttAGACAAAGAGCCAATGCACAGTCATACTAAATATGTGTCCTTCTGATCAGATTCAAAAGATGATGAAGGTACCTACAGTCTCAAGTATGCCACGGTGTCCATTCTGAACGACAATGAATGCCAACAACACTACGAGCGAGTTTTTCGTCCTCCATTACCGTCATCTATTTTCTGCGCTAAAGGAATTCGTGGTTCAGACGTTTGCCaagtaattattcattgttcattatatatatatatatatataaatctattataatctaaagcagaaagtaaggtgtatgtatgtatctatgtcccgagtagaaatcaaaaccgtttgacaatcttaataaaacttggcTTAAATGCTCATTGGATAATAACTAGACCAGTAgcgtatgtaaaaaaaaaaaagccctaaaACTTaagatcctcaaaaaaaaaaaaagttgcctaACTCTAGGAAAGTATTACTActtcatggatctaggtcatataACATGAGACGAGACCGAAGaagtagatctaatttttaagaactacattttgcaaagatagttttttacattgacacatgaaaatacaaaatatagtccacTCATTTCATCATTTAATACAATTAACCTTCAaaattgtgtttcaaaagcatttttacaaaaattcgttccttatatcggCGAATTCTGCCGTCTAGATGTACTTTATATCCAATGGATCTCTCGCTTCTTTCATTACACAAGACCGAAAGGTTACGCATGCGCAGATATGATATAGTGTATTGGAAGCaaacaaaagaataatgttttaaataaagcgaatgtgtgaatattttaaaatattatatgattggagctaaaaatagctaatcgacctaattAAGACTTATAATATAttaagtagaatgtaaggtAGCTGTATGTCcttcaaaaaaatcaaaacagttTGACCATCCTTAATGAAAGTTGGCATAAAAGTTTATTAGATAATAGCGGTGATCTTAGGCTATGTAAAGTTACCCTACAAGAGAGTTGCCTAGATTTAGGTCAATGGGGCATCTTGACATAGATTTTAACTATTAAAGCAGCACAGATGTCttttataatataacaataaaagtCTGGCAAGCAGGGTAAGAACATACCTAGTTTACTATATAGTATCTTTTAACTCATAATTTTGTGGACACTTATTAATTGCGCTATCGGTTGTTggatttaaagtaaatattttaaaaattcatgtgTGGATTGTGGATTACATTCTTTTAAAGTTTCTAATTCGTTCCGATCTCAtatcaataagaaaaatggccCCACTATCTTGGCTAATGTAGTCACTTTTCCAAtttcatcaaaatattttttaagatgaTAATcgtgtaaaaaatgtttgtaaaatgtttgacatgtttcggatgtttcttcagagttgacgataatCTAATTTTTAGTctgaacctcccgcaggacgatgggtaATGGCCATCAAGACGACCAAACGACAAACAAGCGTGCAAAATGCAAGACCATGCAGCTTTCAAAGTACCGTAGATTTTAGAATAGACTTTGAACGTAGCCCTATTCCTGTAGAATTTTAACTGCAGACTTTGACCGTAGACTTTGATCACAGACATTGGCCGCAGACTTTGACTATACACTGTGGCCATATATTTTGATCGTACACTTAGACCATAGATTTTGATCTTACTTTTTGACTTTAGACTTCAAATATACATTTTACTACAATTTGTTGGTaaactaatataataataataataatatacacctTGACCATACATTGTAGACTTTGAGCATACATTTGACTACAGGCTGTGGGTAGACTCAATAGGAGAATGTAACGTATACTAAATGGTAGACTATAGTGTCAAGAAAACTTGAGTATTAGAAACCAATACGACAAGCGCTGATTAAAGTCTGTTCTGTGTATCTACAATTTATTTActgaaattaatatttaaaaaatcaaaacgtTCCCATGTTCAATACtaagaaaatgaaattgtttgtttaaaaaataatatagaagaaaaacatttaaaatactgttgtaactcttggctaggcactcaacgtaaaggcagacaactcaacacagtttaacaggaactaaagacaggtgtttattcactaggacaaacacataacatccttcagcttcctcagagtcttgcttctaatttaccagtcctttgctacttaacccgaatgtggaccaacgaaagccttccccg contains the following coding sequences:
- the LOC129927269 gene encoding trypsin-like; protein product: MLLKLFLCLLGVGLCASQKVNIESRIIKGNDAKKCEFPWMTFIYSKVQQFGCGGSIIDSTHILTAAHCVAAPNKTAEPSANLDVYVGASALEDAKILQVKTVKPHEKYSFKTAENDVAILTLASPITFNDCTKPISLVNATTKLPNTDCTIMGWGATTDSKDDEGTYSLKYATVSILNDNECQQHYERVFRPPLPSSIFCAKGIRGSDVCQGDSGGPLVCKESNGKYFVYGTVCGGYDCGKTASIFMKVSSFIPWIQSKISN